One part of the Thermodesulfovibrionales bacterium genome encodes these proteins:
- a CDS encoding tRNA1(Val) (adenine(37)-N6)-methyltransferase: protein MRRGRAGSAVDDREGVTLDTIRDLKLYQPKSGYRFSVDALLLYSFVGLPVVKRIADLGAGSGIIGMLLAKKYPGSRVDLLELQDTMVTLAEKNVSENNLEGRVSVVGCDIRDLNESQTDRTLTGGAYDIVVSNPPFRRAKTGLISPEEEKAVARHEIKLRLPELIRGARYLLRSRGRLFLVYHPERLTELILALKERGMEVKRLRFVHSSAGSEAKMVLVEAVKEGREGLKVEKPLCLYDADGAYSKEVRELCRGTSEKIP from the coding sequence CGACAGGGAAGGTGTCACGCTCGACACGATACGGGACCTGAAATTGTACCAGCCGAAGAGCGGCTACCGGTTCTCTGTGGACGCGCTCCTCCTCTATTCCTTCGTAGGCCTCCCGGTCGTGAAAAGGATTGCCGACCTCGGAGCGGGGTCGGGCATCATAGGGATGCTCCTCGCGAAAAAGTATCCGGGCTCGCGGGTGGACCTCCTCGAACTCCAGGACACCATGGTGACGCTCGCCGAGAAAAATGTGAGCGAAAACAACCTGGAGGGGAGGGTCAGCGTTGTCGGATGCGACATAAGGGACCTGAACGAGAGTCAGACCGACCGGACCCTAACGGGAGGAGCGTACGACATCGTGGTTTCGAACCCTCCATTCAGGAGGGCGAAGACGGGCCTCATAAGCCCTGAAGAGGAAAAGGCGGTCGCGAGGCATGAGATAAAACTGAGACTCCCCGAACTCATTCGCGGAGCGAGGTATCTCTTGCGGTCGAGGGGAAGGCTCTTTCTCGTATACCACCCGGAGCGGCTCACGGAGCTCATCCTCGCGCTGAAAGAGCGGGGCATGGAAGTCAAAAGGCTGAGGTTCGTGCATTCCTCTGCCGGGTCGGAAGCGAAGATGGTTTTGGTCGAGGCGGTCAAGGAAGGGAGGGAGGGGCTAAAGGTCGAAAAACCGCTCTGTCTTTACGATGCGGATGGCGCGTACAGTAAAGAGGTGAGGGAACTGTGCCGCGGCACCTCTGAGAAGATTCCCTGA
- a CDS encoding ribonuclease H-like domain-containing protein, producing MIRNTFSMLNGIGEKLERRLWKGGILTWADFLEAGDISCLGPEKKGFHDCSLSLAAKRLEERDAAFFAKTVKRREHWRLFEIFRTETVFLDIETNGYQPGSGGYVTVVGLYDGFEWRSLVAGENLTVENLNRELSGYKCLVTYYGASFDIPFLLRAFPGARFDMPHFDLCYGAKRLGFSGGLKRLEASLGIERDDEVKGMGGYDAVRLWEMARRGSDEARRLLLLYNREDTVNLFKIADILYRRLKQSTGIEGYLSCAVT from the coding sequence ATGATACGAAATACCTTCAGCATGCTGAACGGCATCGGTGAAAAGCTCGAGAGGAGACTGTGGAAAGGCGGCATCCTCACGTGGGCCGACTTCCTTGAGGCCGGGGATATCAGCTGTCTCGGCCCCGAGAAAAAGGGCTTTCATGACTGCTCCCTTTCCCTTGCCGCGAAGAGACTCGAAGAGAGAGACGCAGCCTTCTTCGCGAAGACCGTGAAGAGACGGGAGCACTGGAGGCTCTTCGAGATCTTCAGGACAGAGACGGTCTTCCTCGACATAGAGACGAACGGTTATCAGCCCGGCAGCGGAGGGTACGTCACGGTCGTCGGCCTCTATGACGGTTTTGAATGGAGATCCCTCGTCGCCGGTGAGAATCTCACGGTCGAAAACCTCAACAGGGAGCTCTCAGGGTATAAATGCCTCGTCACCTATTACGGGGCCTCCTTCGATATCCCTTTTCTCCTGAGGGCCTTTCCCGGCGCGAGGTTCGACATGCCCCATTTTGACCTCTGTTACGGAGCTAAGAGACTCGGGTTCAGCGGAGGGCTGAAGAGACTCGAGGCATCGCTCGGCATCGAACGCGACGACGAGGTAAAGGGCATGGGCGGATACGATGCGGTACGGTTGTGGGAGATGGCGAGGCGAGGGAGCGACGAGGCGAGACGGCTTCTCCTCCTTTACAACCGGGAGGATACGGTCAATCTTTTCAAGATCGCCGATATACTCTAT